Genomic DNA from Carettochelys insculpta isolate YL-2023 chromosome 15, ASM3395843v1, whole genome shotgun sequence:
ATCAGATCTTAATTTTGTTTCTCCCAAATGATTCTTCAAACTCTTTCATCAGAGAGGAAGATGTAAACTTCAGCATATATCCTTCTTATAGATAATTGCATGCAGAATTCCCCAATTTCACAATGGTTAGTGAGACTACGTGTTACCTAGAGCAAAGATGGTCATGGCCTCAGTTTTTCTGTTTCTTGCAGTGTGCCTGACAGCCCAGGAGTCCTATCTTTTTTTCTGAGGGCATCTTGACTTTGCTCCTGTTGGAAACAATAGGACATAGTGGTAATTTTGAAAAAGAGCAGTTCTTTCTCTTATGAACAACAGTAAAAATAATCATTAATCCtaaaagtcttttaaaaattatCCAGTAGACGAGTTCAACAGGGAGTGGAAAATTTTTTGGCTTCCCGTGTCAAAAAACAAGATCCACAGAAAGATATGTCTAAAAGTTAAAGTTAAAAATCAATCAGAAATATTGCATAGTAGCAGTTTCTATAGGTTTCTTGTTCAACGGTCACTTAGAGCTTTTAACTAAAATGAAAATTCTGAAACCAACTGCATTTAAGGATGGAATTAATGTTGAGTGCATATCAATTTAGATTGAAAGTTGTAACATGGCTGTTGTATATATCCCCAAAACTGACAAATCCGGGATATTCCAGGTCAAAGTTAAAATGAGAAGGAAATCCAAACGTCATAACTTCTggcaaaaagaggaaaaaatctaACTTTCAGTCAAAAAGTCTGAATTTAGTTTAGGACTACAAATATTAAAGTGCTATAATCACTTGGTTATTTCATTGTGTTACTACGTAATAGAGATAAAGTTGTTTTGGGTGCTCCTGTGTATTTGTATATCTTAATTAGTTTGAATTTCTTGTAAGGTTAACCTTAGCTGACAATTTTGTGTGTTCGTAATTTTCAGTTTTATGGAAGTTATGACAGCAATTCAGTGTATTCTAACCTAAATTACTGAGCCATACCCTAactcttaaaataaaattaacatctTTTATGTGAAAAGTCATTTGGCCAGAAAGAAATCCCGACTTTGGGGTTGTATCTTAGTGTTTGTGGGTTTTGGTTTCTAATTAAATAGCTTTCCTTTTACAGGTGAAGTGGATGATGTATTGGATAGTGTTTGCCTTCTTCACCACAGCAGAAACATTAACAGATATTGTTCTTTCTTGGTGAGTACCTTAGTTATTTATTCCATATGGGAAAGGGATGGAAAGCACTCAAATACTCTTTTAGGATGAGCAGAATAAtagcattccagggctgggaggaaccccaggaggtcatcaagtccagccccctgcccaaagcaggaccaatcccaactaaatcatcccagccatgactatgtcaagcagggacttaaaaacctctaggggtgaagattccaccacctctcttgataatgcattccagtgcttcaccaccctcctggtgaagtagtttttcctaatatcaaacctacatctctccctctgtaacttcagaccattggtacttgttctgccacctgtcaccactgagaacagcatctgaagaagtgagttaactcacgaaagctcatgctctaaacttttctgttagtctataaggtaccacaggacccttcgttgctgctacagatccagactaacacggctacccctctgatacactgagaacagtttctctcagtcctctttagagctccctttcacaaagttgaaggctgctatcaaattgcccctcagtcttctcttcttcagagtaaataagcccaaatccctcaggtgctcctcatagttcatgtgctccagctccctaattatttttgttgccctcagctgaaccctctccaatatgtcaacatcctttctatactgggggaggcccagaactggatgcaatactccagatgtggcctcacaagtgcagagtacaggggaataataacttctctagatcggtttgaagtgctcctcctaatacaccctactatgccgttagcctttttggctaaaagggcactctgttgactcatatccagcctctcatctactgtaagcTCCAGGTCCTTTTTGTGCTGCACTACCACTTAGCCAGTGAGTCCCCGGCTGGTaagagtgcttgggattcttccatcccaagtgcagaactccaCACTTCTTGATgaatctcatcaaatttcttttgtcccaatcctccagtttgcctaggtcactctgtaccctgtccctaccctccagtgtgtATCCACCtgacctcctagcttagtgtccttTGCAAATTTGCTCagtgtgcaatccatcccctcatccaggtcattaataaggacgttgaacagtactggccctagaactgatccttggggtactccacttgaaaccgaccaccaaccagccactgagccattgaccacttgccattgggcccatccatcaaataaatataattggagatacacattagaactggaagggaccttgggaagtcatttagtccagtcccctgtcctcttggcaggggcaagcaccatccctggcatctatttgccccagtgcctaaatggccttttcaaggattgagctcacaaccctgggtttagcaggccaatgctcaaaccgctgacccacatcaagccagttttctgtctattttacagtccatgtatccgaTCCGTActcccttaacttatgggcaagaaggtTGTGGtaaactgtgtcaaaagctttgctaaagtcaaggtatgtcacatccattgatttccccatgtccacagagccagttacctcggTAACCTCTGTTCCACCCAAGGAGATATATATGTACATTTTGTAGACATTGTGACAGGTAGCTTTGatttaaccattttgccttatttaGCAATAAATGCCTGGTGGTCTTCAGAGCTCAAGCAGCCTGAGACATAACTACAAACACTGTCTGTGCAGCCCAAACCCAAGTCTATTGCAGATATATCCAGAGTGTTTTCAAGGAGGCGTGATCCTGAGGTTCATGTAGGATTTTGTTCCATTGCTGGCCTTGTGATGGTCATTCTATTCAATTTCTAAATCATCTGTTTGCTAATCTTATGTGTGTTCTGCTTTGGATTGTCTatatgcagctgcctctgacttGCTTTTGATTCTAGCTGTTTCATCTCTGTCAggtttccattttattttgagCTGAAAATCGCATTTGtgatctggctgctctctccttACACCAAGGGATCCAGTGTCCTTTATAGGAAGTTTGTGCACCCAACACTCTCCAGTAAAGAGAAGGTACTTTTCCTTTGTTATGGGTATAGACCTTCCGTGGAAGATGGATAACCTGTGACCTTTTTATACCATTAATAAATATTCTGATGCATCAAGTCGTATTTGTGCTGCCTACAGAGGCTGTAGGATGTTACTTCCTCCAAAAGAAGGTGGACAAAGTGCACCCTGTGGAATATTGTAATCTGACCTGtactacaggttgatcctctctagtctagcagtcttgggacttgaccagtgacaaaccagagaatttaccgaaccatgggaggtcaatattgtctaggagcatCGCCAACATTCCTACTGCTTAcatggctcttagaagacatttaggagtaaattatagatcaaaaacagcacagaacactgagagccaggaatggcggctataaacaaactttatgggaccacaggaaacttaaccgtacccatgataagtggacatccagctaactaaaatcatgctggactacagacaGTGCCGGACTAGGAAGGTTCTACCTGTAGCTGTAATTTTTAGTATAGCTGTGTGGCTTGCAGATGTGATGGACTGTTTGACTCAAGATGGAAACCTTGCATTCCAGAAACTGTAACCTCTGTGGGCTACAGCTTCAAGTTATTGATAGGACAGCTACCTTTTGCTtcattttatgtaaattaggtatTAGTTCTCTGCTTGCTGACAAGTTACTAATGCAATTTTCCAGTGGGTGTAAGCCTGCTATAAATAGAAAACGGAAAACAGTGCCTGAATGACAGAGAAGTATTTCTTAGTAGCTAGAGCCTTTAGTCTTGGAGAAATGTGCCTGATGGGTTTAGATTTTTAATGCAGAGTATCTCTGTCCATGCTCGTAACCAGTCATCTACACTCTGGGTTTCCCAATTTCTGTCCTAGGAGATTGATGAGTATATTACCCAGGCACGTGACAAGAGTTATGAAACCATGATGCGAGTCGGCAAGAAAGGTTTAAACCTGGCGGCCAATGCAGCAGTTACTGCAGCTGCAAAGGTAACACAACTGGGTGCTGCATCCACTTTCTTAGCCTCTGAAACACCTTTCTGTCTCCAGGAGGCAGATAGGAACATAGGATTGGAAAGGATCACATCATCTGCAGTTTCCTGCTGTCTGTCATAGTCCACCATGTCTATAATCCCATTCATGATCTTATCAAATTCTGCTTGAAAgcgatttttgtttttgttgctgtgtcCCTCCAGTTGATTCCCTGTTAACTTGGACGGAAGCTAGCAGGTAGTGCTGACTTCACTTTTCTTCTGCCTGCCTTCAGTTTGCATTATTCTTCATGCAGCACGTCAGCTTGTGGAGTGGCTGAGCAGGAGACTGTCCCAGgacagtcttcttttctgttgGTCGCTGGTGCATGCACATCTCTCCTCTTCATGAGTCTCTTTGTCTGAAATAGGACATTTTCCCTCTCTTTCCAGTTTGTCTCTGaagaatcccaggtgaaagaaatcATGTCTGAGATACCCCTGGTTTTATTAGAGAAGGTTTTGAAACAAGTTGATAACTggaacagtaataagtcaccgtAATCAAATGGTATTCATCCAAGAGATTTGAGTTTcttcaaaagtgaaattgcagaactattaacctGTGGTCTGTAATCTCTCATTTGGGTATACAAGCCAATTTAATGACTGGGAGAAAGCAAATGTGATGCTAATTTgtaaaagggctccagaggtaaTCCTGGTGTTACAGGCTGATAAGTCTGATTTCATTACCggacaaactggttgaaactatagtaaaaagTAATATCATCAGACATATAGGTGACCATAATTTGTGGATAGTCTCAAaggggtagacatgttagtctgtagcttgacaAATGCAGTAAAAAGCTGGGGAACAGGGAATGTTAGATAATCAAGTCTTCCAGTTAGTcaagctgctggccctgctcaaCTGACCCTGGTGTGTGTATGGAGTGGGGTAAGACCCATTTGTTTAGATTATTGGAATactactccaataatctgaagaatgtgcccacaaatgctcattatctaataaattcattagtttttaaggtgctacagaactgcttgtttgtgGAGGAAGAGTCAAAATTGGTTttggtaaagggaaatcatgcctcaccagttTACTAGAGTTGTTCGAGGAAATCAACAATGATGTGGACAAGTGGTATCCAatgatatagtgtacttagatttttagaaagcctttgacaaggcccctcaccaaaggttcttaagctAAGTAAGCTTCCATGGCATGCaaaggaaggtcctctcatggactggtaactggctaaaagataggaaacacaaggtaggaataaatgcttAGATTACAGGGAGATAAATAGTGATGTCCCCCAAAGGGACTGTTATGGGGCCAGTCATTTTCAAAATTCATGAATGAACTGGAGAGAGAATTTaaaaatgaggtggcaaaatttcaGAGGACataaaactgttcaagatagttatAAAAGGATTGCTCAAAAGTGggtgactaggcaacaaaatagcagatgaaattgaATGTTGATCAGTGTAAATTgttgcacattggaaaacataatcccaactatgcatataaattgatgaggtctaaattagctgttatcccTCAGGAAAGTGGTGTAAGAGTCATTGTGGTGAGTTTTGAAAACATCTACTCCATGCGCTGCAGCActcaaaaaagcaaagagaatgttgggaatcattaagaaaggggtaGGTAATAAGATAGAATTGTCTTTTTATAAATTCGTattacacccacatcttgaatacaatGTACAGATGTGGAcactccatctcagaaaagatatactagagctggaaaatgttcagagaagagcagcaaaactgAGTAGGGTATGGAATGGCTTTTGTATGAGGATAGATTAatactgggatttttcagcttggaaaagagatagcTGAGTAGGAATGTGACTGAGGTCTATaacatcatgactggtgtagagaaagtagcTAAGGAAGTGGTGTTTACCCCATGTAATGCAAaggctaggggtcaccaaatgaaatcaataggcaccagatttaaaacaagcaaaaggcagtatttcttcacagttaacctgtggaactcttttctAGAGGATTTTGTGAAGCCTGCAACTATGACAGAGTTCTAGAAAGatctaggtaaattcatggagaatacaTCCATCAATGGCTAATATCCAGGATGTGAAAGGATAGCGTTCATAGTTTCTGGTTATCAAGGATGGTAATGAGCAAGAGGATCTATCCACTTGATAATTACCAATTCTCTTCATTTTGTCTGGGGCATCTTGTACTGgtatgtcagaagacaggatactgggcttagatggaccttcggtctgatctattatagctgttcttatgctcttaccTGTTGTGTCCTGTAAGGGTCAGGGAGTTTTGTCGGAGAAGCTACGGAGTTTCAGCATGCAGGATTTGACTCTGATCCAGGGTGAAGATACTGTGCATCTACGGAGTCCCAAGCCACAGCTGCGCACCTCCAGTAGTGGCCTTCTTGAAACTATTGAGGATTCAGGTACATAGTATTCCTGTTAGACCATTCTATGACGTGCTGaataacaggaataaggggaggGTCTAGAGCAGAGGTGGCCAATATGTGGCCTGTGGAGCCTTTTCATCTGAccggtggagccagcagcagcgccATTTTGAAAGCAGGCTCAGTAGCCACATATGGCtatttaaggagccatttgcagctccagatgctgccgcTGCTCGCTCACTCCTTTAGCTTCCTGctctgctgcactgaaagagcagaaatcaatttaattggtttaatggccagcaggagggatctggctgttcaaccaattaaattgagtccctttatttcagtgcagcagggcagagagccacgcAGTGTAtgcggggggggaagggagtagaagggtggcagtggggagccaCACAGGTGTGGTGAAGAGGCGATGGCAGCCTGGCAAAGGTGCAGCAGAGGGCAGAAGCATGCAGAACTCCTGTGtgaggtaagttaatcctgggcctggggtggtttggggctcagagggtttaagcctggggatgggggcgggagttgggggatATTtggtgttcagcccctggaacatgtaaaaaaatgcCATGTgacccctgatgaaaaaaggttggccactgCTGTCTAGAGGCTTCAGCATAGTGATTTAAGTACTGCTAAAGCtttgaattttgttttcaaaGCTGTGTGTAACACAGAATTATGAGTTATATGGGGGAAAAGGGGGTGTTTGGAGTGGTTTTAAAGAATGCCAGATTACTGAACTAGTGGAAGTTGCTGGCTATGCACTTGGAACCAGAGTGTTTTTGAAGCTCTAAACTAGCTTTTTTCAGTAATATCCTCTTCGGCAGGTACAAATAATTTTCTTTGTTGCAGTTTATTCAATTAGTTCAGTTCAATGTTTAGTTCCTTCAAGATTAAGAAAAGTTGGGAAAATGTAAAGTCAGGAAAGCTTATTTTCCTTTTCCAATCTAAGAATAAACACTGTGTTTTAATGTATGAGCTCTAATAAGTCTAAAATCTTGAATATGGTGAACAGAAACCACAGATCAATTCACAAATTATAGGTAATACCTTCTTTGCTTAATCAGTTTCAAatccaaaattttaaaattaaacttgaaATACACGTATATAGCTGTAGTATATCCTACTTACTTAGCAAAGCATACCATATTTAGAGTACAGTTGTGTTTTCAGTGGTTACTGTCAGTGAGAATCCACTCTTGTTTAGGAAAATAaattacagtagaaccccgaggtACACGCATTCAAGTTGCACGAATCTCGGGTTAATGCGActctgagtggcagagagctggcaccTGGATccgggctgcccgccactcagaggagccaggaaactgaccagagcagcagcctgggacagTTTCCTGGATCCTGTGAGTGGGGGGCTGCCAGGAGCTAGGCATGCTGGCTCTCTGcctctcacaggagcagggaaactgaccaaggctgctgcattAAAACTGACTAGAGCCTGACTCTCGGCTTCTGCCACTGAGAGAgcggctgctgccccgacagcagCTGGGAAGCCACTCCTCTCAGGAGCAGCAGTCTGACtctcatcatccctgacaggagcggggaaaatTAATTTCCTGTTGCTGATTTTAAATCACATTGAAAATTAGTGGTTGAAATTGTTTGCAAATCAATTCATCCTGGTTGTGGGGCATGCGTCTCTTTCCTTTCCAGGTTATGGGCATGTTTGCCATGTATCCCCTAAGTTCTGAGTAAGAGCTATTAatactgctctcctttcttcttgTCCTTAGCGGCTTTGTGTTACTCCTCAGGAGAAGAGGCCAGTTCATCTCAAAGATCAAATGGGGCCCAGTCTGAATCTAGAACAGAACCTTCAGATGAGGATGCAGGGGAAAGAACACCAAAACGCACGCAGAGTGTCAAAACTCCTAAGAAAGTGACAAAAGTGGAGGTGAGCTTTTGTATAAAGTTGTATAAATGACTTCTTGGACTGGAGCTAGTTCATATAGTTGAAATGATAGTAAAGAATGGTCTTTTCATATGCATAAACACAGTATGTTGAGGAAGAGTCAGCTTGGTTTTTGTAGAGGGAAATCATGCCACATCAGACATTAGAATTATTTAAGGGACTCAACAAACATGTAAACAAGTGTGATATAgtagtgtacttggactttcaggaAGCCATAGACACGGTTTTTTGCCAAAGACAAAATAAGCGGTCATGAGTACATTAGAAGGTCCTCCTGTAGATCAATAACTGGTGATACTAAATTAATTAACATACTTGAATCGAAAACTgattgtgaagagttacaaagggacctTGCTAAAGAGAATGGGCAACAAAATcacatgaaattcagtgttgatgagTGAAAAGGAATACCTATTGAGGAACATAATCTCAGCTATATGTGGAAAAAAGAAGGcatctgacttagctgttactactcaagaaagtTCTTGGAGACCGCagagttctctgcaaacatccactCAATTTGTAATAGCtgtcaaaaacaaaaagccaacaGAGGGGCACacagaataaaacagaaaatatcatgcaGCCACTATATAAACTCATAGTATGCACCATGCAAGGTGTGGCCATGCAGCTCTGGTTGCCCCATTTCAGAAAAGGTAGACTTGGAAAATTACAGAGAAGGGAAAAACAGAGGtatagaacagcttccatatgaaggAGGGATTAAGAAGACTTGTACCGCTTGGTCATCTTTTGTAAGTTGACTAGTCCATCAAATCATGAAGTGTGAAGGAAGCGAATAGGGAAGTGGTGTTCactcttctttgagtgcttgctcaagTAAATTCCAGGTAGGTGTATATGCATCATGTGTAAGACTGACTGTTTTTCCCTAGCTGCTAACTCTGAGACTGGCCATTGAGGCCCTGGAGTATCACCAGTATGGTACTCAATATATGACCACTTTCATTTCCTCCTTCCTGCCTGTGATGGTTGGTTGTTGAACCTGTTTTTCTCTGGTGTAGCAAGTCCTCCATTCCTTCCTAGTATTTCTcgtgtgtgtttgtctgtttctAGTAATTACAGTTGGCTATAGTGCTAGTCCAAGAAGGTGTGAGGGTTTTCCCTTTCCACTTGCGTTCCCCCTGGACTTAAGGCATGTTCACGTCTCAAGGGTTTAAACTCTGCACTACCTGCATAAAGCCTGTGCCTAGAAGTGACCCCTACAATTCTTGTCCTAAGTGTCTGTGGGAGGTGTACCAGTTAGACAAGTGCAAGGTCTTTAAGGCTTTTAACCCACTTTCCAGAAAGTGCTAGGATTTTTGAGTCAAACAGCTCCTCAGGGATTCAGCACTGTACCCCAAACAGCTGCAGGATCCAGCACCATGGGCCTCAGTCCAGAGCACAtccccagcagcacctggagtgGTACCAAGAAAGGACTCAGCTCGTCAGTCATGGCATTGCCATTTTCCAGTGCCAGAGTTGCCAGCCACTCGGCACACTGCTCTGACTCCCCTGGCCAAGCACACAAAAGGGAGGAGGCGAGCACCAGTAGCTCTGATGTCCACTTCTCTGTCCAGGGATGACGCTGAGTGGAGGAGGCCCTTGGGCATGTGACCATTGACCTGCTTACTCCTGACCCTGCATGCTTCAGACCACCCTGAGACCCCCATTCTTCTGAACTCCCTGCACTTACAGGTCAAGGAGGTGGTTGTGCCTGCCACACCTGATACCTTTTGAGGCCACAAAAGGTCTCATTGTAATGATGGTGGTGAAGTCTCCCACCATCAGAGATgagcctcagcctctcctctgccAGGCTCTGTCTGCAGGCAAACCAGCGATATTGGGACCATCTGCTTCCCATCCTTCCTTGCTGTGCTACTCTGAATCCCACCACCACTCCTGGGAGTGTCACCTGTCTGGCTCTGAGCATGTCTTGCAACCTGGACCCTCAGAGCTGTTCCAGGTTTGAGGAGCTCTGCAGTCAGCAAGTTCTGGTGCTGCTTGAGACCTCAATCCTGGATATCGACCTTGTAATACTGATCCCATTCCTGAAACCCACTTTCTGCAGCACTGATCAGACTCCAGAAGCCATCCATCCCACCATTCTACCTCATGGCACCTCTTAACTGCTGGCACCAACTGGCCTCAAGAACACCTTATCTTCACCTTTCCTCTCTTCTGTGGCCCAGCATTCCAGAGGGACATTATTCTTTTGGTGCCTGTGAAATTCTCATGTCCAGCCATGAGGCAGCAGTGTCCTGCATTATAAGGGAAGCAGTTTTTGAATTTGGTGGTGTTTGCAACTACATCTTCTTGGCAAGTCTAATCCCTGACAGGTAGTTGAGGAGTTATGGTCACTATCCCTGCAGATAAAAATTGCCCAGGGACTGCAGGTACTCCACCCTGTGAGGTTCCCTACAAATGGTTGATTCATTTTACTGGCCTTATCAGGGACCGTTGGATTCTCAAATTTGTCTAAGAAGGCAGATACTAACCCTTATCTGA
This window encodes:
- the REEP2 gene encoding receptor expression-enhancing protein 2, translating into MVSWIISRLVVLIFGTLYPAYSSYKAVKTKNVKEYVKWMMYWIVFAFFTTAETLTDIVLSWFPFYFELKIAFVIWLLSPYTKGSSVLYRKFVHPTLSSKEKEIDEYITQARDKSYETMMRVGKKGLNLAANAAVTAAAKGQGVLSEKLRSFSMQDLTLIQGEDTVHLRSPKPQLRTSSSGLLETIEDSAALCYSSGEEASSSQRSNGAQSESRTEPSDEDAGERTPKRTQSVKTPKKVTKVEPPLKSVKARPKKKAAGSIAAGESA